The following are encoded together in the Methylorubrum sp. B1-46 genome:
- a CDS encoding ATP-binding protein — translation MIRSGAPSPGAADLTACDREPIHLLGTLQPHGFLLVLEGPDLRIVQASANLPDRPGRPAAERLEEVLGQSIRTAFPEAVPALESYVAQAQPSEGAAYLTTLVLECGEGPGSYDLAAHRVGDLVVLEFEAVASEAASIQSLDALYPRLNAFVEGLHAAGSVADLCALLASDVRHITGFDRALVYRFDRDWHGTVVAEAGNGRLPSYLDLRFPASDIPAQARELYRRNRLRIIPDAGYEPVPILPSHTPSTGTPLDLSQSVLRSVSPVHVEYMRNMGTMASMSVSILVDGALWGLISCHNKAPHRVPLQARNACDFLTRIFALQLAARERGALAEQRIRLGMIQARLLGYMAEEEQFIDGLLNHPDDVLALVDAAGAAVVTADSCRLLGATPAADEIRALHAWVSSRPIRDGVFVTDSLGEDYPPARAFAKRASGLLAISISQRYASYVLWFRPEVVQTVRWGGNPSKPATPDPAGGPDRLHPRKSFETWKETVQGRSLPWSGPEIDAAKDLRAAVLGIVLRRAEELAALSEELQRSNKELEAFSYSVSHDLRAPFRHIVGYSELLRSREGANLSETGRRYVDTIAEAALSAGKLVDNLLNFSQMGRNALNRVSGDMNQLVEEVRRKTLRDVPSGRAIRWQVGALGRVHADPVMLRLVIENLLSNAVKYTRDRPEALIEIGREPDQDGEAVFYVRDNGVGFDMAYVGKLFGVFQRLHRVEEFEGTGIGLANVRRIVERHGGRTWAEGALGRGATFHFTLPLREGAR, via the coding sequence ATGATCCGTTCCGGCGCTCCGTCGCCTGGAGCAGCAGATCTGACTGCGTGCGACAGAGAACCCATTCATCTTCTCGGAACGCTTCAGCCGCATGGCTTCCTTCTCGTGCTGGAAGGGCCGGATCTTCGGATCGTTCAAGCAAGCGCGAACCTCCCCGATCGTCCCGGCCGCCCGGCGGCAGAGAGACTGGAGGAGGTCCTCGGACAGTCGATCCGCACGGCCTTCCCAGAGGCTGTTCCGGCGCTGGAGTCCTACGTTGCGCAAGCCCAGCCGTCCGAGGGGGCGGCCTACCTGACCACCCTGGTCCTGGAATGCGGGGAGGGGCCCGGCTCCTACGATCTGGCGGCCCACCGGGTCGGTGATCTCGTCGTTCTGGAGTTCGAGGCGGTGGCGAGCGAAGCCGCCTCCATCCAGAGCCTCGATGCGCTCTATCCGCGCCTGAACGCGTTCGTGGAAGGCCTTCACGCAGCCGGCTCCGTGGCCGACCTCTGCGCCCTGCTCGCCTCGGATGTCCGCCACATTACCGGCTTCGACCGCGCTCTGGTCTACCGGTTCGACCGTGACTGGCACGGAACCGTCGTGGCCGAGGCCGGCAACGGACGGCTGCCCTCCTATCTCGACCTGCGCTTTCCCGCCTCCGACATCCCGGCTCAGGCGCGCGAACTCTACCGGCGAAACCGCCTGCGCATCATTCCCGATGCGGGCTACGAGCCGGTTCCGATCCTCCCGTCGCACACGCCCTCGACCGGCACGCCGCTCGATCTCAGTCAATCGGTCCTGCGCTCGGTCTCCCCCGTCCATGTCGAGTACATGCGCAACATGGGCACGATGGCCTCGATGTCCGTGTCGATCCTTGTCGATGGCGCGCTCTGGGGCCTGATCTCCTGCCACAACAAGGCACCGCACCGCGTGCCGCTTCAAGCCCGCAACGCCTGCGACTTCCTCACCCGCATCTTCGCCCTGCAGCTAGCCGCCAGGGAACGGGGGGCGCTGGCCGAGCAGCGCATCCGGCTCGGCATGATCCAGGCGCGCCTCCTCGGCTACATGGCCGAAGAAGAGCAGTTCATCGACGGCCTGCTGAACCATCCCGACGACGTGCTGGCGCTCGTCGATGCGGCGGGCGCCGCCGTCGTCACCGCCGACAGCTGCCGGCTGCTCGGTGCGACACCGGCTGCCGACGAAATTCGGGCCCTCCACGCATGGGTGTCGAGTCGGCCGATCCGAGACGGCGTCTTCGTCACCGACAGTCTCGGGGAAGACTACCCGCCGGCACGCGCCTTCGCCAAGCGTGCCAGCGGCCTTCTCGCCATCTCGATTTCGCAGCGATACGCGAGCTACGTTCTCTGGTTCCGACCGGAAGTCGTGCAGACCGTGCGCTGGGGCGGCAATCCGAGCAAGCCGGCGACTCCCGATCCGGCGGGCGGACCGGACCGGCTGCATCCGCGCAAGTCGTTCGAGACGTGGAAGGAGACCGTGCAGGGCCGGTCGCTGCCCTGGTCCGGCCCCGAGATCGACGCCGCCAAGGACCTGCGCGCGGCCGTGCTCGGCATCGTGCTGCGCCGGGCCGAGGAGCTCGCGGCCCTGAGCGAGGAGCTGCAACGCTCGAACAAGGAGCTGGAGGCCTTCTCCTACTCCGTCAGTCACGACCTCCGAGCTCCGTTCCGCCACATCGTGGGCTACTCCGAACTCCTGCGCTCGCGCGAGGGCGCAAACTTGAGCGAGACGGGACGGCGCTACGTCGACACCATCGCCGAGGCGGCCCTGTCGGCAGGCAAGCTCGTCGACAACCTCCTCAACTTCTCGCAGATGGGGCGGAACGCGCTCAACCGCGTCTCCGGCGACATGAACCAGCTCGTCGAGGAGGTTCGCCGCAAGACCCTGCGAGACGTTCCGTCGGGCCGGGCCATCCGCTGGCAGGTCGGCGCGCTCGGACGCGTCCATGCCGACCCGGTCATGCTGCGCCTCGTCATCGAGAATTTGCTCTCGAACGCGGTGAAATACACCCGCGACAGGCCCGAGGCCTTGATCGAGATCGGGCGCGAGCCCGATCAGGATGGAGAGGCGGTGTTCTACGTGCGCGACAACGGCGTCGGCTTCGACATGGCCTATGTCGGCAAGCTGTTCGGTGTCTTTCAGCGCCTGCACCGGGTCGAGGAATTCGAGGGCACCGGCATCGGCCTCGCCAATGTCCGCCGCATCGTCGAGCGGCATGGCGGCCGGACCTGGGCCGAGGGCGCTCTCGGCCGGGGCGCAACCTTCCACTTCACGCTACCGTTGCGCGAGGGGGCGCGCTGA
- a CDS encoding response regulator, which produces MDSELLTVVLDGTGLAYRLDRTMTREAFTAAAVECRHDLILADYVLPTFDGLSALAIAREHCPETPFVFVSGTLGEDIAVEALKNGATDYVTKQRLDRLPRVIVRALAEARAHSKRRAAEQALRALNETLETRVSERTRELADANDALRRQIVERERVEEALRQAQRLEAVGQLTSGVAHDFNNLLTVIAGNIEFLARAVSDERSQRRLEMMRGAAERGARLTAQLLAFSRRQRLDPVPVRLNETAASMRDLLQSSIGGAVRIEMTLQPDLWPALVDATQIELIILNLAINARDAMAVGGCLTIETANVRLSGAPSRPEEPPPGEYAMIAVSDTGSGIPPDVLQRVFEPFFTTKEVGKGSGLGLAQVYGFAKQSGGGVRIETKLGEGTTVRVYLPRVAAEACSEPTAPSELDCAALRKPGDKPVLLVVDDDSAVREITATKLSEAGYVTREAGSGLAAIHILEHDPCFDLVVVDFAMPGMNGVEVAAEIRRSWPTIPVIFVTGYADQTALTRGGIGEDRIVQKPFLDGELERKVAAALHAQHAPGLKLVSSR; this is translated from the coding sequence CTGGACTCGGAGCTTCTCACCGTCGTCCTCGACGGCACGGGCCTCGCCTATCGGCTCGATCGCACCATGACGCGCGAGGCCTTCACGGCCGCCGCCGTCGAGTGCCGTCACGACCTGATTTTGGCCGACTACGTCCTTCCGACCTTCGACGGCCTCAGCGCGCTGGCCATCGCCCGCGAACACTGCCCCGAAACCCCATTCGTGTTCGTCTCGGGGACGCTCGGTGAGGACATCGCCGTCGAAGCGCTCAAGAACGGCGCGACGGACTACGTCACCAAGCAGCGTCTCGACCGCTTGCCGAGGGTAATCGTCCGCGCCCTTGCGGAGGCGCGGGCTCACTCCAAGCGCCGCGCCGCCGAGCAGGCTCTCCGCGCGCTCAACGAGACGCTGGAGACGCGCGTCTCCGAGCGCACACGGGAACTTGCCGACGCGAATGACGCACTGCGGCGGCAGATCGTCGAGCGCGAGCGCGTCGAGGAAGCCCTGCGGCAGGCCCAACGCCTGGAGGCGGTCGGGCAGCTCACGAGCGGCGTCGCCCACGATTTCAACAATCTTCTCACCGTCATCGCCGGCAACATCGAGTTTTTGGCACGCGCGGTCAGCGACGAGCGTTCGCAGCGGCGCCTGGAGATGATGCGCGGCGCGGCCGAGCGGGGCGCCCGTCTGACCGCCCAGTTGCTGGCCTTCTCGCGGCGCCAGCGCCTCGATCCGGTCCCCGTGCGGCTTAACGAGACGGCCGCCTCCATGCGCGACCTGCTTCAAAGCTCCATCGGCGGTGCCGTGCGCATCGAGATGACGTTGCAGCCAGACCTGTGGCCGGCCCTCGTCGACGCGACGCAGATCGAGCTGATCATCCTCAACCTGGCCATCAATGCCCGCGATGCGATGGCCGTCGGCGGCTGCCTGACGATCGAGACCGCCAACGTCCGTCTGAGTGGGGCACCGTCGCGCCCGGAGGAGCCGCCTCCGGGCGAATATGCCATGATCGCCGTCAGCGATACGGGGTCCGGTATTCCGCCGGATGTGCTTCAGCGGGTGTTCGAACCATTCTTCACGACCAAGGAAGTCGGGAAGGGCTCGGGCCTCGGTCTGGCCCAGGTCTACGGCTTCGCCAAGCAATCGGGCGGCGGGGTACGGATCGAGACGAAGCTCGGCGAGGGCACCACGGTCCGGGTCTACCTTCCGCGGGTCGCGGCGGAGGCCTGCTCCGAGCCGACCGCCCCGAGCGAGCTCGATTGCGCAGCTTTGCGCAAGCCCGGCGACAAGCCGGTCCTCCTCGTCGTGGACGACGACAGCGCCGTCCGGGAGATCACCGCGACCAAGCTCTCCGAGGCCGGCTACGTGACAAGGGAGGCGGGTTCGGGGCTAGCAGCCATCCATATCCTCGAGCACGATCCCTGCTTCGACCTCGTCGTGGTGGATTTCGCCATGCCCGGCATGAATGGCGTCGAGGTCGCCGCCGAGATCCGTCGAAGCTGGCCGACGATCCCCGTGATCTTCGTGACCGGTTACGCCGATCAGACCGCGCTGACCCGCGGCGGCATCGGCGAGGACCGAATCGTCCAGAAGCCGTTCCTCGACGGGGAGCTCGAGCGCAAGGTCGCAGCGGCGCTCCATGCGCAGCACGCGCCGGGCCTGAAGCTCGTGTCGAGCCGCTGA
- a CDS encoding IS5 family transposase (programmed frameshift), giving the protein MERLLPPRPPHPLGCHNPRTPDRKAMDAILFVLRTGCQWNALTATGICTSSSAHRRFQEWTQAGVFEAFWREGLLAYDDLVGIDWTWLSLDAAMGKAPLVGEKTGPNPTDRGKRGVKRSVLTDGRGVPISVVIAGANVNDHLLMGETLDAVPVARPKPTRRSPLHLCLDKGYDYATSRTLVEERGFTLHLRRRGEEIHAKRHRGAKARRWVVERAHAWLNRFRGILIRWPKKPRNYRALVHFACGIIAAQQTLPE; this is encoded by the exons ATGGAGCGCTTGCTGCCTCCACGTCCGCCTCATCCTCTGGGCTGTCACAACCCGCGGACGCCCGATCGCAAGGCGATGGACGCGATCCTGTTCGTGCTGCGCACCGGATGCCAGTGGAACGCCCTGACCGCCACCGGGATCTGCACCTCTTCCTCGGCCCATCGCCGGTTCCAGGAGTGGACGCAGGCCGGGGTGTTCGAGGCGTTCTGGCGGGAGGGCCTGCTGGCCTACGACGATCTGGTCGGGATCGACTGGACGTGGTTGTCGCTGGATGCAGCCATGGGCAAGGCGCCCCTG GTGGGGGAAAAAACCGGCCCCAACCCGACCGACCGCGGCAAGCGCGGGGTCAAGCGCTCGGTGCTCACTGACGGACGCGGCGTCCCGATCAGCGTCGTCATCGCGGGCGCCAACGTCAACGACCATCTTCTCATGGGTGAGACCTTGGACGCCGTACCCGTCGCCCGGCCCAAACCGACCAGACGCTCGCCCCTGCACCTGTGCCTCGACAAGGGATACGACTACGCCACCTCCCGGACCTTGGTCGAGGAGCGCGGCTTCACCCTCCACCTGCGCCGCCGAGGCGAGGAGATCCACGCCAAACGCCACCGCGGGGCCAAGGCGCGCAGATGGGTCGTCGAGCGCGCCCACGCTTGGCTCAACCGCTTCCGTGGCATCCTCATCCGCTGGCCCAAAAAGCCCCGGAACTACCGAGCCCTCGTCCACTTCGCCTGCGGGATCATCGCCGCTCAACAAACCCTACCGGAATAG
- a CDS encoding response regulator: protein MADLKPILLVEDNPNDIELTLAALEQSQLANEIVICRDGAEALDYLQQRGIYDRPDVSDPAVVLLDLKLPKVDGLEVLATVKGDPRTRAIPVVMLTSSREESDLVRSYELGVNAFVVKPVGFKEFFDAIQDLGVFWAVLNEPPPHRGGWPSNT, encoded by the coding sequence ATGGCCGATCTGAAGCCGATCCTTCTCGTCGAGGACAATCCGAACGACATCGAGCTGACGCTCGCGGCCTTGGAGCAGAGCCAGCTCGCCAACGAGATCGTGATCTGCCGCGACGGAGCCGAGGCTCTGGACTACCTCCAGCAGCGCGGCATCTACGATCGTCCCGACGTGTCGGATCCGGCCGTGGTGTTGCTCGATCTCAAGCTGCCGAAAGTCGATGGGCTGGAGGTGCTTGCGACGGTGAAGGGTGACCCGCGGACCCGCGCGATTCCGGTCGTGATGCTGACCTCGTCGAGGGAAGAGAGCGACCTCGTCCGCTCCTACGAACTCGGCGTGAACGCTTTTGTCGTCAAGCCCGTTGGGTTCAAGGAATTCTTCGATGCGATCCAGGACCTCGGTGTGTTCTGGGCCGTGCTGAACGAACCGCCACCGCATCGGGGAGGCTGGCCATCGAATACCTAA